One Pseudomonas sp. MH9.2 DNA segment encodes these proteins:
- a CDS encoding acyl-CoA dehydrogenase family protein encodes MHDLELTEEQVMIRDMARDFARNEIAPYAQAWEKAGWIDDALVAKMGELGLLGMVVPEEWGGTYVDYVAYALAVEEISAGDGATGALMSIHNSVGCGPVLNCGTEAQKQTWLAELASGQAIGCFALTEPQAGSEAHNLRTRAELQGDEWVINGAKQFVSNGKRAKLAIVFAVTDPELGKKGLSAFLVPTDTAGFVVDRTEHKMGIRASDTCAVTLSNCRVPAANLLGERGKGLAIALSNLEGGRIGIAAQALGIARAAFEAALAYARERVQFDKPIIEHQSVSNMLADMHTQLNAARLLILHAARLRSAGKPCLSEASQAKLFASEMAEKVCSKAMQIHGGYGYLEDYPVERYYRDARITQIYEGSSEIQRLVIARELRHYTI; translated from the coding sequence ATGCACGACCTCGAACTGACAGAAGAACAGGTAATGATTCGCGACATGGCGCGCGACTTCGCCCGTAATGAAATCGCACCCTATGCCCAGGCATGGGAAAAAGCCGGCTGGATCGATGACGCCCTGGTCGCCAAAATGGGCGAACTGGGCCTGTTGGGCATGGTGGTCCCGGAAGAATGGGGCGGCACTTATGTCGATTACGTCGCCTACGCCCTGGCCGTGGAAGAGATTTCCGCAGGCGATGGCGCGACAGGTGCGCTCATGAGTATTCACAACTCGGTGGGCTGTGGCCCGGTGCTCAACTGCGGCACCGAGGCGCAAAAGCAGACGTGGCTGGCCGAGCTGGCAAGCGGTCAGGCCATCGGCTGCTTTGCCCTGACCGAGCCTCAGGCGGGCTCCGAAGCACACAACCTGCGGACCCGTGCTGAGTTGCAGGGCGACGAATGGGTCATCAATGGCGCCAAGCAGTTCGTCAGCAACGGCAAACGCGCCAAACTGGCCATTGTTTTCGCCGTGACCGATCCCGAATTGGGCAAGAAAGGCCTGTCGGCGTTTCTGGTACCAACCGACACTGCGGGCTTCGTGGTAGACCGTACCGAACACAAGATGGGCATTCGCGCATCAGACACCTGCGCCGTGACCTTGAGCAATTGCCGCGTTCCCGCCGCCAATCTGCTGGGTGAGCGTGGCAAGGGCCTGGCCATTGCCCTGTCCAACCTTGAAGGCGGACGCATCGGCATTGCCGCACAGGCACTGGGCATCGCCCGCGCCGCGTTCGAAGCCGCATTGGCGTATGCACGTGAGCGGGTGCAGTTCGACAAGCCGATCATCGAGCACCAAAGCGTCTCGAATATGCTCGCCGACATGCACACCCAACTCAACGCTGCACGCCTGCTGATCCTCCACGCGGCGCGCCTGCGCAGCGCGGGCAAACCCTGCTTGTCGGAAGCGTCACAAGCCAAGCTGTTCGCGTCGGAAATGGCTGAGAAAGTCTGCTCCAAGGCGATGCAGATCCATGGCGGCTATGGCTACCTGGAAGACTACCCGGTGGAGCGTTATTACCGGGATGCACGGATCACCCAGATCTACGAAGGTTCCAGTGAAATCCAGCGCCTGGTCATCGCCCGTGAGTTGCGGCACTACACGATTTGA
- a CDS encoding enoyl-CoA hydratase/isomerase family protein — protein sequence MTAQELPVGTGNAVLATVRNHIGHLTLNRPAGLNALSLDMVRILQKQLDAWAQDDEVYAVVLRGSGDKAFCAGGDIRSLYDSHKNGLTVHLDFFVEEYALDLAIHRYRKPVLALMDGYVLGGGMGLAQGAELRVVTERSRLAMPEVAIGYFPDVGGSYFLSRVQGELGVYLGVTGVQIRAADALYCGLADWYLNSEVLPQLDQQLDSLLWNDNALKDLQNLLAKNAVQQLPDAPLEKLRPVIDHFFSQPNVQSIIEQLREVTVANSHDWAMSTAALMESRSPLAMSVTLEMLRRGRHLPLEACFALELHLDRQWFKRGDLIEGVRALIVDKDKNPQWNPPTVQALSAEHVQSFFNGHEG from the coding sequence ATGACTGCCCAGGAATTACCCGTTGGAACTGGCAACGCTGTACTCGCCACGGTGCGTAACCATATCGGCCATTTGACCCTCAACCGCCCCGCTGGCTTGAATGCCCTCTCCCTGGACATGGTCCGCATCCTGCAAAAACAGCTCGATGCCTGGGCTCAGGACGATGAGGTGTACGCCGTGGTCTTACGCGGCAGCGGCGACAAGGCCTTCTGCGCCGGTGGCGATATCCGTTCGTTGTACGACAGCCACAAAAATGGCCTGACTGTGCATCTGGACTTTTTCGTCGAGGAGTACGCCCTAGACCTGGCCATCCACCGCTACCGTAAACCCGTGTTGGCGCTGATGGATGGCTATGTGCTTGGCGGCGGAATGGGCCTGGCTCAAGGCGCCGAGTTGCGGGTGGTCACCGAACGCAGCCGACTGGCCATGCCGGAAGTCGCCATCGGCTACTTCCCGGACGTGGGCGGCAGTTATTTCCTGTCGCGGGTACAGGGCGAGCTGGGGGTTTACCTTGGCGTCACCGGCGTACAGATTCGTGCGGCGGACGCACTGTATTGCGGGTTGGCCGACTGGTACCTGAACAGCGAAGTTTTACCGCAGTTGGACCAGCAACTGGACAGCCTGCTGTGGAATGACAACGCACTGAAGGATTTACAAAACCTGCTGGCAAAAAACGCCGTGCAGCAATTGCCCGATGCCCCGCTGGAAAAACTGCGTCCGGTCATCGACCATTTCTTCAGCCAGCCGAACGTGCAGAGCATCATCGAACAACTGCGTGAAGTCACCGTGGCTAACAGCCACGACTGGGCGATGAGTACGGCTGCCTTGATGGAAAGTCGCTCGCCGCTGGCGATGTCGGTCACCCTGGAAATGCTGCGTCGAGGTCGCCATTTACCACTTGAAGCCTGCTTCGCTCTGGAGCTGCACCTCGATCGCCAGTGGTTCAAGCGCGGCGACCTGATCGAAGGGGTCCGCGCACTGATTGTCGACAAAGATAAAAATCCACAGTGGAACCCACCCACCGTGCAGGCGCTCAGTGCCGAGCATGTCCAAAGCTTCTTTAACGGCCATGAGGGCTAA